The Saccharomyces paradoxus chromosome XV, complete sequence DNA window ttcaatatataCCCAAATCTAAATGGTGCTTGCCAGACGTTTCTGAAGAAGCAGCCTTATCTAGATTGAAAGATTTCCTCGGAACGAAAAGTTTTAAGTacaacaatgaaaaagacATGCTATCTTTGGGCGGAACCTCTGGGCTAAGTGTGTATATAACTACTGGTAGGATAAGCACAAGAGTTATAGTCAACCAGGCATTCCAATCATGTAATGGACAAATGATGTCAAAAGCACTCAAGGATAATTCGTCCACccaaaattttatcaaggAAGTTGCATGGAGAGATTTTTACAGACATTGTATGTGCAATTGGCCGTATACCTCGATGGGAATGCCTTATCGATTAGATACATTAGACATAAAGTGGGAGAATGATCCTGTagtatttgaaaagtggTGTACTGGTAATACAGGCATTCCCATAGTGGACGCCATAATGAGAAAATTACTGTACACAGGTTATATTAATAATAGATCTAGAATGATCACAgcctcttttctttctaagAATTTATTAATAGACTGGAGATGGGGTGAACGCTGGTTTATGAAACATCTGATAGATGGtgattcatcatcaaatgTTGGTGGCTGGGGATTTTGTTCTAGTACAGGAATTGATGCCCAGCCATATTTTAGAGTTTTTAATATGGATATACaagcaaaaaaatacgACCCAAAAATGGTATTTGTCAAAAAATGGGTTCCAGAATTGATTTGTTCTGAAAATAAGCGTCCAGAAAACTATCCAGAACCGTTAGTTGATTTAAAGCATAGTAGGGAGCGTGCTTTAAAGGTTTATAAAGATGCAATGTAAAAATATAACGCCTCCGGATAACGAAGGTGTAGTTCAGTAGTTTTGCTACTTTACCTTGTATTCACTAAATTTTATGACGTTATTCCACTAGCAAGGCTCTTTATTATATGcattaaaacaaaaaaacatgCGATAATCTCAGGAATTTACGAAGGTAATAAAATTTATGGTTCTTATAGCAAACATTCCTTCGAGACAACATCAATTGCTGCTGGTGATTATGTcttattactattataaGTACTGTAGCCTCAGAATGACTACTGAAATAGGTGCTCATTTCAATCCAGACTTGGCCAATACAACCACCTAGCTGAAGATGATAAGAGAGTTTATCAATATCCCCGGTACTTTGTTCACTGTAATACCAGATTTTACAGTAAAATATCATACGATTCTTCAGGATGATAAACTATCGGATTAAACACAACAGTTGGAATATGTGATCTATGATAAATCTGGGTAAAATACGCCAAATAGATAAAAGACGACAAAAATGCagtaaagtttttttttgattcgAGAAAGTTGTTTGCTAGTGACTGTTGTACCAATTAGGTGAAAGAAGATACCTTGATTAGATTCTTGTAGCAAAAGCCTCGTCATGCTGATCAGTCGAATTTTACCAGAATATGGATGATAATTCTACTATTTCATATACTAAGTTTAGTGCTAAGTAATAGGTGTGATGGAGTAAGGACTTCACTTGTACCTGATCTGTATGCGGCTGTGTTAGCTATTTTGAAATACAACTACGTGAAAAGAGATTTTTGGGAATGTGATTAGTTTAAGATATGTTTGGGAATATTCCCTATCGTTTACGGGATAATAAAGTGAAAGAATGTATAATGGCAGACGGGATTATCAACGGCTAAGTAGACATTATTTGTTAGTATGGGAAacaattgataaatattGAGGTAAACTCACTtatgttttgtttttattcttaACATGTGCATATAGACCtataattaaaaaaaataagaaatgCGATTTTATAAGGATGGCTTGGAGAAGTAATTATTAACATAAAGACTCagtgaaaatgaaaataaaggATAGCATAAGAAAATAGAGTTTAAAAGCGTAATCCgggttttttctttaaagtaACTATGGTATGTTAATTTATAAGGAAACAGCTTATAAGAAATATCACTTAAAATAATGTCTATAAACTATAAAGCGAAAAAAGATTATACAAAACCAGCTTCTGGTGGACAAACGGCCTTTAGTTGAATGGCAGTACAATAATCTGGCAATGTGTCGTCCTTACCAAAAATGTTAACAGTTGGAGTGCTTAAAATAACAGAAGCAAAATTTGGGTAACATGACGCAACTTGAACACCATAATCGGTAGCATTAAACAATTGGTTAGCTAAACCGGTTATGAGAGAAGCGTTGTCAGCAGTGTCAGCCCAGGAGTTGTATTCAATTTCACCAGTAACAGTATTGGCAAAAGGAACCATAGCATCACCAATGGATTGAGGGTTACAAGTCTTTATATTGGTGGTGAAGATAAGTGGGGAAAAGTTTTTTGTATCGTTACTGGCAATAGTGGTCAACTTTGGGAGGAATCTTGTTTCCTGGCCCAAATATCTTGCCCAAGCATCACCAGCGCTTTCGGTTAAAGCATCGGCACCAACGAAAGTAGATTGACCCAAAAATGTTCCATTTTGACCAACGACTTCCATAACGTAGGTACCACAGTGAGGTCCATGTAGGTTAGCACAAGTCACGTTAGTCAAATCAAACCTGACGGCAGTGGCAACGGAAACAAGGACGCtgaagaaagtaaaaatgCTTAGGAAACTCATGATATGCTTGTTGTTCTTGATTTCTTGTgattgcaaaaaaaatattggaagCAGTGACTCTCCattttaaatgaaaattaGGGCGCTtatatatcaataatatttattttatgcTGAAAACCTTGATGAGCATATTTGCCTTTTTCTAGTGAATGAGAATACAGATCTGGAAtatatttctatatttcCAACCTCAGCGGTTACTcgcaaaaaaatttactggCCCGCAGGGTGTATAGGTAGGTAATGAAAGCGACATCGTTCTGCTTCATCGTTAAAACTTCGAGAAGCGAGAGCGCATGAAAAGTACCATTTCCATTCCAGCAATAGAAGCAACACTAATTCAAAAGCCCGTTTAGGAAAGATCCGAACATAGACAGTGGTGAATAACCATGCAGGTGATAGatactaaaaaaataattttaaCATTTTCGCAAGTGCCTGGTTTGATTATGCAACACTTTTTTTGACGTAGTCGAAAAAACTGCCACAAGCCACTTCAGTTGTTATCACACAAGTCAACATTAAATATGGTTCTCAAAGTCAAACTACAGACACGCAGTCAAAGAGTAAATAATGGTATGAAGCTGCGGACTTTTGCCCAcataattgaaaagaaagtgtGGTTATTCTTATTGGTAGGCAGATTAAGCTGAATATAATGGTCTGTTGAAGTAGGAAAAGCTCAGGGTTCATTGTGTCAAAGTGCTACCTCGATCGTAGACAATACCtctgagaaaaaaaggtacCTTGCATGAAGTATGATGCACGGGTGCACTgattagaaaaatttcagacCGTATTTAAAGACTGTCATAGCTGGGCGGCTAATTAAAAACTGTAGAAGATAAATTAATGGATGCCAGGACGCAGCAACTGGAACTTTCTGGTGGCTTTTGTTACTGTGATATTTGACTAAAAACTTAAATCCTCAAAAGGTAATGATTATATGGGATTATGAAACAGGTCTATCCAATTTAGGCTTCCTAGGCTTTCCTTCGAGATATTTTGAAGTGAAAGAGTGGTAAATTTTGGACCCTAAACCCCCGAAAAGTTTCCATTATATATCTCTTTTCTGCAGAAGAAACTTTCGGAGTTTTGAAAGGACAATGTTTAAAGCCGGCTAGGCGCTAATCATTGAGAGTAAGATCCGTCTATAAAGCAAATAATTAACTGTGATTGTGCTACTCTTTGCAATCAATGAAGTTGATTGCGGCCTATCCCTTTACCTTTaacattattattaacgacaaaaaaatcccaaagaaaataacgaAGGAGGATGgccttttttcttttcattttaaaCCAATGCTGTGAATATCGTTTATTGCTGGACTTTGGCAGCAAATTTTGTATATAACCATCTTATCAGCAGTTCAATAAACTGATTTTTAATAAACTGTTTTTCtattctttaaaaaaaaaggagagtTTTCTTGTAGAATATTTAGCTAGAGTATAAATTGGTTGTGGAAGAATATTGGAAAATATGctaaaacaagaaaaataaaagaagatttttcgTCTACCAGTATTCGTAATCACtcttatttcttctgaCCATAAGCTCTGGTGGCATACAAACCATTCTGCACAATAACATCCTGTGGACGGTAATCAAAGTTCTTGGAGAAGTAACTATTTAAGATGTTCTTCACTCCTTGAGCATACCTCTTTTGGGCATCCAGAGACGTACCACTAATATGAACAGTCATTGCGTTTCCCACGTGGTCTTTGTTGTCCATGGTCCTCCAAGGATGGTCCTTTGGTGCTGGTTGCTTATCCCAGACATCACCACCGTAGCCAGCCAATTTGCCAGACTTGACCGCCTCCGCAACATCTTCAGCGACACAAATAGCACCTCTAGCGGTATTTACCAAGTATGCACCGTCTTTCATGTGGGAAATAAGCTCTTTATTGAATAAACCTTTTGAATCCTTGTGCAATGGACAGTTGATGGTAACAACATCCGACTGAGCAACCATATCTTCTAATTTCTCTACTCTCTGAACAATGTCACCTTTGCCGTTGAAAAGCTTACTAGCCTCGTTCAATCTATTGATTGCTTCGGCAGGTAGTTCCTGATAGTCGTAGTACAGTAGCTTCTTAGGATTAAATGCAACCAATCTTTCCAAAACCCTATATCCAATTCTACCGGCACCCACAGTTGAGATTACCTTGTCTTCGAGATCATACTCATTCTTAGCTACACCGGCGATATCCCACTCACCATTAATTGCCTGTTGGTGGCCACCATTATAGTTTCTTATCAAAACCAAAATTGTGGCCATAACGTGCTCCGCAACAGAAACGACGTTGGAGCCAGTAACTTCGGTGACCGTAATCTTCCTTTCATTTGCAGCCTCTAAATCAACATGGTCAGAACCGACGCCAGCAGTGATGCAAAGCTTCAGGTTAGGTGCCTCAGCAATCCTGTTTCTCGAGATGTAGGCTGGGAAAAAGGGCGTAGTAATGACAATTTCTGCATCTTTCAATTCCCTGTCCACGGTCGAATTTGGCTCAGGGTCCTTGTCAGTGGTAGTAATCAGCTCGTATCCCTGTTCTTCAATGAACTCTCTGATACCaagttcattttcaatacatcccaataatttttcttgctcttcAGCATGCTTACCGCCTTCGTAAAGAACTAGCAAAATCTTTCCCTTTGACATctcagtttcttttttttagttgATATGTTGTTTTGACTACTACtccaatatatatatatatatatatatatatatgattACTGCTTAAATTGGATAAAAGGAAGGGACAATATATAACTAAGAATATAGCTACAAAAGCTACTTCAGgaagaattaaaagaaagcGCCAACTTCATGCCTTTTTATAtgctcttttttcaatgaatgaCAATGCAGAAAGGTTTCCCCAACTTCTACTTAGCAAATGAATAATCCAAGACAGTATATTCAGCATAACGTCAGGTACTTTTATTACTGGCATGACTTTTTTCACTCGGAGTTCTACAATCGGTGCTTTCCTAGTGAGGAAATGCCCGATTGCAAAGGGAAAAAAGGGGATAAGCTGTTTCGCTGTTGGCCCAAACAACAGTTTTAAACTATAGCCaaactaataaaaaatagaaaagttGGGGTCGAAACTTTCTTTCAAGCCTACTCCCGAATGATGACAAAATAGGTAACTCCCGGCACGTTTTATCTGCTGCTAAGTGCCGTGAAAAGGGAGAGTATACATTCAACGtaatgttttcttttcataaGAAAGTAAGATTACACCAACGAAAAAGTGTAATCAGGTCTTATTTTCCCCTTAAACGTTAACTATGATGTACATTTTATTCGCACCTACAGAGTGTAAAATGATCTGTAGAAAACAAATCACACCAGGAACCTCCTTATTATATATTACCGAAATTATAAAAGGTGAAGTTCATGATtccagtttctttttcatcaagGTGGTGCATTACAGTGTTAATATCACTTGCAATGACATTGTCTTGGCATTATACCAAAAAACAAGTTAACAACCGTTCTCCGGACAAAGTGAGACGCTGCCGTAAGCAGCCGCAGTGAACTACGTacgtaaaaaaagattggggtgcaaaaaatttttgccaagagaaaaactaaacaaaataaaaaaaagaaacttgCGCCCCTTCAGTATTAAAGATGAAAGATATTtggaagataaaaaaaattttaaaaaaaagatctaTGGCCTCAGCTCTCGAAGAATCCATTGATCATTGCTTAgataaataataatgcGATTCCATCGTCAAGGTGTCTCAGCCACCGTAGGCGTACTGCTGATTATTCTGTTCGGTTTCTGTTGGAAGTTATCTGGATCTT harbors:
- the FDH1 gene encoding formate dehydrogenase (NAD+) (NAD(+)-dependent formate dehydrogenase~similar to YOR388C) codes for the protein MSKGKILLVLYEGGKHAEEQEKLLGCIENELGIREFIEEQGYELITTTDKDPEPNSTVDRELKDAEIVITTPFFPAYISRNRIAEAPNLKLCITAGVGSDHVDLEAANERKITVTEVTGSNVVSVAEHVMATILVLIRNYNGGHQQAINGEWDIAGVAKNEYDLEDKVISTVGAGRIGYRVLERLVAFNPKKLLYYDYQELPAEAINRLNEASKLFNGKGDIVQRVEKLEDMVAQSDVVTINCPLHKDSKGLFNKELISHMKDGAYLVNTARGAICVAEDVAEAVKSGKLAGYGGDVWDKQPAPKDHPWRTMDNKDHVGNAMTVHISGTSLDAQKRYAQGVKNILNSYFSKNFDYRPQDVIVQNGLYATRAYGQKK
- a CDS encoding uncharacterized protein (similar to YOR387C); this encodes MSFLSIFTFFSVLVSVATAVRFDLTNVTCANLHGPHCGTYVMEVVGQNGTFLGQSTFVGADALTESAGDAWARYLGQETRFLPKLTTIASNDTKNFSPLIFTTNIKTCNPQSIGDAMVPFANTVTGEIEYNSWADTADNASLITGLANQLFNATDYGVQVASCYPNFASVILSTPTVNIFGKDDTLPDYCTAIQLKAVCPPEAGFV